Within the bacterium genome, the region ACTCCCCATCGCTTCTCGGGGTTGAATGACCCGGCGGATTTGCCAACCGGATCCCCCTACCAGCTTAGACCCGCACAACCAATCGCGGATGGGATCTCACTCCTGCGTCCCCCCTTAGGTGATGACGCGTGATCGGTGGTTCCGGAATATTAACCGGATTTCCATCGCCTACGCCTTTCGGCCTCGGCTTAGGGCCCGACTTACCCTGGGAGGATTAGCCTTCCCCAGGAACCCTTGAGTTTTCGGTGACCAGGTTTCTCGCCTGGTTTTTCGCTACTTATTCCGGCATTCTCACTTGCATTTCGTCGACGGTGCCTTACAACACCGCTTCATCCTACAATGCAACGCTCCTCTACCAAATGACAGACGCGAACGCCTGTCAAGTCCGCAGCTTCGGCGGCCAGCTTATTAGTCCCGTAAATTGTCGGCGCAGAACCACTTGACCAGTGAGCTATTACGCACTCTTTAAATGATGGCTGCTTCTAAGCCAACATCCTGGTTGTCTATGAAATTCCACATCCTTTCTCACTTAGCTGGCACTTTGGGGCCTTAGCTGACGATCTGGGTTTTTTCCCTCTCGGCAATGAAGCTTATCCCCCACTGCCTGACTCCCGGAATTGATGTGCACGGTATTCGGAGTTTGAGTGGGGTCGGTAATCTGGTAAGATCCCTTCCCCATCCAGTGCTCTACCTCCGCCACAAACTTTCCGAGGCTATACCTAAATATATTTCGAGGAGAACCAGCTATCCCTGGGTTTGATAGGCCTTTCACTCCTACCCACAGCTCATCCGAGAACTTTTCAACGTTCATCAGTTCGGACCTCCATGACGTGTTACCGTCACTTCATCCTGGCCATGGGTAGCTCACCCAGTTTCGGGTCTGCTGCATGCAACTAAAACGCCCTATTCAGACTCGCTTTCGCTACGGCTACGCCCCAGAAGGGCTTAACCTTGCTGCATACAAGCAACTCGCCGGATCATTATGCAAAAGGCACGCCGTCACCCTGTATAAATACAAGGCTCCGACTGATCGTAAGCACATGGTTTCAGGTACTATTTCACTCCCCGCCAGGGGTACTTTTCACCTTTCCCTCACGGTACTAGTTCACTATCGGTCAGATGAGAGTATTTAGCCTTAGAGGGTGGTCCCCCCATATTCCCACAGAGTTTCTCGTGCTCCGTGGTACTTAGGTATCGTCAAAGAGAGATCGCTTCCTTTTCGCCTACCGGACTATCACCGTCTATGGTAGGACTTCCCAGACCTTTCGGCTAAGGAACGACTTTTTGACTCTCCGGCTCCGGTTGGTACACGGAACCAATAACGACCCTGATACCCCCGCCCTGCAACGCGCACCAGCTATTACGCAGGACCGAGTTTGGGCTGTTCCCCGTTCGCTCGCCGCTACTAGGGGAATCTCAGTTGATTTCTCTTCCACTGGGTACTTAGATGTTTCAGTTCGCCAGGTTAGCTCCACAGGAATACTTCCCGTTAGGTTTTCTTCCTGTGGTATTCCGACATTACTCGGAAGGGTTTCCCCATTCGGGCATCTCCGGATCTAAGGTAGTTTGCACCTCCCCGAAGCTTATCGCAGCTTACCACGCCCTTCATCGCCTTCATCTGCCAAGGCATCCACCATGTGCTCTTTGTAGCTTGACCAAAAACAATTTTAAAAACCAATAGTCATCAATCGCAGAATCCAATGACTATATATTCCAAGCTCTAAAGTGCTTATTACTTTTCTTTATTAATAAAGACCCTATTCAGTTTTCAAAGAACTAAGTATTCCATCGTGTCCATAGTTTTTGTAGAGCTTTGTATTATAATCAAAAACGCCCCAAATGTCAAGCGAAAAGTTAACGATATCTTAAAAAAGATGAAAATAGTTTGTATGTCCTTGCAATCATTGATTATGCAGAATAAACATTCTCCCGCTAAAAACGTCCTTTACCGGGCATTTTAGCACCAAATTGCCGGCAAAAAGGCTAGATCGCAGCCTGGATTATCTTTTTAAGCTCCCGGACGGCCTCCGGGGGGCTGATGATCCTGGCCTCAGGACCATATAACAGCACCCACCTGGCTATCCAGGCAAAGTTTTGGGCCATCAGGCTCAGACTGGCCGAGCCGTCCTTGTTCTTGGTGGCCTGCGCATTGCGCTCCAGTATCCACCTGGCAATGGCCGGAGAGAACCACAGCACCACCTTCTGCTCGTTCCCGGTGGGCTTGAAGATGTGGCCCTGGGCGAATTTGTTGATGTCAAACCCTTCGGGTATATGATATTTTTGCTTTAGGAGTCTGGCCTGCTTGATCCGGCTGATCTTGAAGGTCCGCTGTTCCCGGCTCTTGTGGCAGAAGGCCACCGCATACCAGGAGCCGTTGAACATCACAAAGCCATAGGGTTCGATTATCCTGGTGGAACTCTGGCCCGAGGAGCCGCTGTAATATTCTATTTCTGTTTGAACATTTTGCTGCCGGGCTTTGCGCAATGTTTCCAGGGCGCCGGGGTTGGTGGATCCCGGAACCGCCGCCATTATCTTCTCATCCAGATGGTCAACCGCCAGGCGGTCCTGGGGCAGCAGGGCCCGGTCGATCTTGTCCAATATCCCCTTCACTGTTTTGCCGTATGGCCCTGAAGACCCCGCCAAAAGCGGCAGCAGGGACATCCTTAAGGCCATGGCCTCGGTTGGAAGCAGGTGGAGCGGCGCCGCGAACTGCTCGGTGTAGGCCATCTCCAGCCGGCCCTGTTCATCCACCGCCGCCATGAAAAGATCGTTGGGCCCAAAGGGCGGCGTGCCGTAAAGACAAAGACTGTCCAGGTCTTTCAGCAGCTGGGCCTGGGAGATCCCCAGCTCGGCGGCGATGTCCTGGACCGGCTGCCCCTGGCGGCTGTTAAGGAACGGGATCAGGGTCAGCAGCCGTTCCAGCTCGCCCGATGTTTTAGCCATGCAGACTCTCCGTTGTTTTTTGTATTTCCTGAAAACTTATTACCACGGAAACACCGAATTTAC harbors:
- a CDS encoding WYL domain-containing protein, whose translation is MAKTSGELERLLTLIPFLNSRQGQPVQDIAAELGISQAQLLKDLDSLCLYGTPPFGPNDLFMAAVDEQGRLEMAYTEQFAAPLHLLPTEAMALRMSLLPLLAGSSGPYGKTVKGILDKIDRALLPQDRLAVDHLDEKIMAAVPGSTNPGALETLRKARQQNVQTEIEYYSGSSGQSSTRIIEPYGFVMFNGSWYAVAFCHKSREQRTFKISRIKQARLLKQKYHIPEGFDINKFAQGHIFKPTGNEQKVVLWFSPAIARWILERNAQATKNKDGSASLSLMAQNFAWIARWVLLYGPEARIISPPEAVRELKKIIQAAI